In Halobacteriovorax sp. HLS, one DNA window encodes the following:
- a CDS encoding VOC family protein, translating to MLNIRGIDHINMMVKSLEESKLFYEKVFGMKVLEEGISQKSSKPYLIIGIKNIISLCLYEEEIINFENQSISHFGINIKNFDEAIKILQESGVEIHYGGVIQWDHSQSIYISDPSGHEIELSRNFAGGL from the coding sequence ATGTTAAATATAAGAGGAATTGACCACATTAATATGATGGTAAAAAGTCTAGAAGAGTCGAAACTATTTTATGAAAAAGTATTTGGTATGAAAGTTTTAGAAGAAGGTATCTCTCAAAAGAGCTCGAAGCCTTATCTAATTATAGGAATTAAGAATATCATATCACTATGTCTCTACGAAGAAGAGATTATAAATTTTGAGAACCAATCAATCTCTCACTTTGGTATTAATATCAAAAACTTTGATGAAGCTATAAAGATCCTACAAGAAAGTGGAGTTGAAATCCATTACGGAGGCGTCATCCAATGGGATCATTCACAATCTATTTATATAAGTGATCCAAGCGGTCATGAAATTGAATTATCTAGAAACTTTGCAGGAGGTTTATAA